The genome window TAACAAGCAGGTAACAAAAGGAAAACCTGTCTTTTCTTTGTGCTGTGCTAAGGGACAAGTTAATCTTCCCAAAGAACCAAGAACCCCTTCATATATGTGGCAACTGCATGATGATAAAAGGAAAGGGAAACGCTTTCGGGATGGTATGCGATTGTACAACAGCATGTTTGCATTCACTTCAACCGGCGGTAAAGTGGATAATACTATTAATAATGGTGGAGCACCGTATGTGTACCGATTAAATGGACAAAATCACCATTTATTTGGGTCTCTTATACCAGATGAGGGTAACGATCCTAAATTTTGTCAACTCTACATATATGACACCCACAATGAGATTAATAATCGGCTGAAATGGGTAAACGTTAAAGATGGTGAtcctgttgatgttgagattgttGAGGGTTTATCTAAAATGCTTGACCAAACAAATGAGCTGGTGAAGGAGTTCCGTACCCACCGTGATCGTTATGAACAGGATAAGATTACTGAATTAGAGATAACACTCAAAGTTTGTAGGTCTGAAAGTGGTCGTGTGAACAATGTAGGACCATCTGATGAAGTTGCAGGGATCATGATAGGTGACTTGGATGATACTGACGGTACCCGTGATATTGTTCTGCATTCCAAACAAAGAGGTCTAGAAAGGATTTCTGACATTCATCCCAAGTTGATGTCCCTACAGTATCCACTCCTGTTTCCTGCTGGAGGTGATGGTTTCCATAAGAATATCCCTTTTGGCAAAGTGGAGAATGGAAAAAGCAAGAATCGTGAAATGATCTCAATGAAAGAATATTACTCATATAAATTTCAGGTTCGAACCAATGAAGGTAATACTCctgtaaatttaatatattttactctAATTCATTCATTTGTTCATTCTGTAATATTGTATTCCTCCATTACAGGAATTACTCCTCGGCTTGGTGGTAGACTGTATCAACAATATGTGGTCGACGCATTCTCAACTATTGAGCAGGCAAGATTGTGGTGGTTTCGCACTCATCAAACTACACTGCGTACTGAgttatataacaaaataaaggATTCTGTTAGAGTTGGTAATTCAGAAACATCTAATGTCGGCAAAGGTTTCATTCTCCCGGCTGGATTTGTTGGATCGAGAAGGTACATGCAACAAAATTTCCAGGATGCTCTTGCCGTATGTCGCTTCATTGGACACCCGGACATCTTCCTGACGATGACTACCAACCCTTTGTGGGATGAGATATTGCAGATGATGAAATTGTTACCACATTGCACTCCTCAGAACTCTCCTGATGTCATAGCACGTGTCTTCCGGCTCAAACTAGACCAACTGATTGAAGATATCAAGAAGAATCAGATATTTGGAGTCTGTCTTGGAGGTATTTTCACtaagtaaatattaataatgTTGTAGAGATTTTATGAGTTCATAACTGTGGTGATTGTTCCATGATAACAGTTATGTACGTTGTCGAGTTCCAAAAAAGAGGCCTACCACACGTCCATATGTTAATTTGGTTGGACTCGGCATCGAAGCACAACTTACAAAATAACGTGGACAAATTTGTCTCCGCTGAAATCCCAGATCCTACCAAGGATCCCGTCGGACATGCTGCTGTTCAGGCTTTTATGATACATGGTCCATGCGGTCACAAAAATCCAAAGTGCCAATGTATGAAAGGGAAGAAGTGTTCTAGACACTTCCCAAAGAAGTAAGTCATCCACTGATTGTGCCATACTGTTTAAATTTGTTACAAGAATATGTGTCAACTAACTAACCCTTTTTTAGGTATTCTCCTTCCACTACTTTTGACCAATCTGGCTTCCCCATCTACAAACGTCGTTGCACAGGAGTAacagtgaagaaaggcaaagcCGAACTTGACAACCAGTGGGTTGTCCCATACAATCGAACCCTCTTGGTTAAATACCAATGCCATATCAATGTCGAGGTATGTGCTCATGCACGCAGCTTgaagtatttatttaaatattgtcTTAAAGGCCACGACAGGGCCACTGTTGAAATTCGAGGGAAGAAAAGGAGAAATGATAAGGGTGAGCTTTTAGATGAACCCGAAGACGAGATACAGTCCTTCTTTGATGGGAGGTATATATGTGGGTGTGAGGCTGCATATAGGATATTTGGATTTAATATACATTATCGTTCTCTGTCTGTGTTGCGTTTATCATTTCATCTCCCAGGAAATAAAAGTGTCACCTTTCGATCAAATGAACCGCTGAACAAAGTAGCTGCCAGAGAAAAACATAAACCCAGCCAGCTAGAAGCCTACTTTATTCTTAATGCCAGTGATCCTAATGCTAGACAATACCTATATGATGAAATTCCACAACATTATGTGTGGAACGATTCTGATAAAATCTGGAATGCAAGAAAGAGAGGGAAGCAAATTGGTCGTCTAGCATACACACATCATAGCAGTGGAGAATTATGGTTTCTCAGATTGTTGCTGACCAGAGTTAGAGGAGCAGtttcttttaagtgtttgagAACTGTGAATGGGAGAGTTTTTCCCAACTATCATGAGGCTTGCAAAGAATATGGATTCCTTGATGACGATCAAGAATGGCATCAAGTTATGAAACAATGTTCCAGTTGCGGCTTTCCACCACAAATCAGAGAACTGTTTGTACACATTATGGTAAACTGTAAAGTTTCTGATTTGAAATCCTTATGGGACAGCCACTGGAAAGACATGGTCGATGATATCTTAATGAAGCAGAGGAAGAAAACAGAAAATCCATATCTCACACTTAATGAAAAACAATTACAGTTCTTTGCATTGGCGGGTAAGCTTTCCTATAAACTTCCTACTGTCTAATTACTAATGCAGAATATAAATTCAGAATTTGCaaatttctataaattttttgtgttcTTGCAGAAATTCATGATCTGTTGAAGTCAATTGGTAAATCAATTAAAGATTTCAGTCAAATGCCTCAACCTCCTAATTCCTACCTCGACTGCAATCTAAACAATCTGATTATTGAAGAGACAAGCTATGATATGGCTGCAATGAagaatgaatatgatgatctcaTCTCAAAGTGTAACAAAGAACAACTACAAGTATATACAtct of Daucus carota subsp. sativus chromosome 3, DH1 v3.0, whole genome shotgun sequence contains these proteins:
- the LOC135146765 gene encoding uncharacterized protein LOC135146765, translated to MLVVSLRNRIAGKHVNFNQKGGSNNKKNQKRVRFSPSTPDISSVIDCDPIIEDTKQVKKRVILGELSSNDIFLKQNMRAANTDSSQITQTTPEIHHKQNGDTNRVKKRVVLGDLSSNDSFLKRKVRGGNSASSQIPCSPTTPDIHHKENGFVRFTPLTSESTVRTQSRDKGKKPMYNSEEDVPITPKNLNFSTEQVQDSDTEENDNYFRYQEDGTYLFSSDEDGDDDIDFGAYEFQKAAENVVKEYATLGPPSYQCDKCKAWMWKEERCNKQVTKGKPVFSLCCAKGQVNLPKEPRTPSYMWQLHDDKRKGKRFRDGMRLYNSMFAFTSTGGKVDNTINNGGAPYVYRLNGQNHHLFGSLIPDEGNDPKFCQLYIYDTHNEINNRLKWVNVKDGDPVDVEIVEGLSKMLDQTNELVKEFRTHRDRYEQDKITELEITLKVCRSESGRVNNVGPSDEVAGIMIGDLDDTDGTRDIVLHSKQRGLERISDIHPKLMSLQYPLLFPAGGDGFHKNIPFGKVENGKSKNREMISMKEYYSYKFQVRTNEGITPRLGGRLYQQYVVDAFSTIEQARLWWFRTHQTTLRTELYNKIKDSVRVGNSETSNVGKGFILPAGFVGSRRYMQQNFQDALAVCRFIGHPDIFLTMTTNPLWDEILQMMKLLPHCTPQNSPDVIARVFRLKLDQLIEDIKKNQIFGVCLGVMYVVEFQKRGLPHVHMLIWLDSASKHNLQNNVDKFVSAEIPDPTKDPVGHAAVQAFMIHGPCGHKNPKCQCMKGKKCSRHFPKKYSPSTTFDQSGFPIYKRRCTGVTVKKGKAELDNQWVVPYNRTLLVKYQCHINVEVCAHARSLKYLFKYCLKGHDRATVEIRGKKRRNDKGELLDEPEDEIQSFFDGRYICGCEAAYRIFGFNIHYRSLSVLRLSFHLPGNKSVTFRSNEPLNKVAAREKHKPSQLEAYFILNASDPNARQYLYDEIPQHYVWNDSDKIWNARKRGKQIGRLAYTHHSSGELWFLRLLLTRVRGAVSFKCLRTVNGRVFPNYHEACKEYGFLDDDQEWHQVMKQCSSCGFPPQIRELFVHIMVNCKVSDLKSLWDSHWKDMVDDILMKQRKKTENPYLTLNEKQLQFFALAEIHDLLKSIGKSIKDFSQMPQPPNSYLDCNLNNLIIEETSYDMAAMKNEYDDLISKCNKEQLQVYTSVMESIEKQEGGLFFVYGSGGCGKTYLWRTLISKLRSERHIVLPVASSGIAATLMPGGRTAHSRFKIPIVLDEYSMCAINHKSDIAELLKRTRLIIWDEAPMQHRYTFECLDRSLKDIMKSVDSRLSELPFGGITVVLGGDLRQILPVIPQASRAEIVAACITRSRLWRLATVFQLKQNMRLNKGQNEEEVKQLSEFAKWVLDVGDGKIKLPEHLRDGHMEDDILIPEQFCNPDIDNSVDEMLTSTFPNFLDNFQNSNYLSERSILTPTNLTVGYVNSVIVDKIPGEMSSYYSVDSAEDFPGTALEQTAHFPPEYLGAINIPGLPLHELKLKVGVVVMLMRNLNQTLGLCNGTRMMITMVLKHCVQCVVISGAFKETRHFIPRMELSPTETKLPFKMCRKQMPLQICYAMTINKSQGQSLERVGLYLPKGAFTHGQFYVAVSRVTSPQGLRIFCNDELGNSTNITQNVVYKEVFYNVPSS